In Plodia interpunctella isolate USDA-ARS_2022_Savannah chromosome 9, ilPloInte3.2, whole genome shotgun sequence, a single genomic region encodes these proteins:
- the LOC135309787 gene encoding uncharacterized protein LOC135309787, whose amino-acid sequence MGKRKNKDSSDYIKAKIRKLEKRLRRRRESSCSSDKSPYAYWDLSPTLQSVAESPEESPPNSPNIKSAIVDPGPSTSKQDECPVIATPVDEPNDRIPIDILDILGESKKKMEVFGSRIQEEISKRWGRILCEGLKREQKKEITENILVPENFQLVKAPKLNPEIAAVTNDSTKNRDKRLEGAQAYLGLGIAALTNIISSLIEKDLDKVDLIKRLSEVNKILLDLHFENTSNRRKLITYSLDKKFLDMIQDVERDSLLFGENLTDKIKASKSAEKSGLQIKKTNFAEVSTSKKTTGQQGNWRGPPRQNQRGNRRGGAKTRPICRPAKTSAPTTDRRQETSKTRARPRSRTR is encoded by the exons ATGGGTAAGAGAAAGAATAAGGATTCTTCGGATTATATTAAAGCAAAGATACGGAAGTTGGAAAAACGACTACGCCGACGCCGGGAAAGTTCGTGCAGTAGTGataaat CGCCTTACGCTTATTGGGACTTATCCCCGACCCTACAATCTGTGGCTGAAAGTCCAGAGGAGTCGCCCCCCAATAGTCCTAACATAAAGTCAGCCATTGTTGATCCGGGGCCATCCACAAGCAAACAAGATGAATGTCCTGTTATAGCCACCCCAGTCGACGAGCCCAATGATAGGATTCCTATCGATATACTTGACATTTTGGGAGAAtctaagaaaaaaatggaGGTTTTTGGATCAAGAATTCAAGAAGAGATATCTAAACGTTGGGGGCGGATCTTGTGTGAGGGGCTGAAGAGAGAACAGAAAAAGGAGATTACCGAGAACATTTTGGTACCCGAAAATTTTCAGTTAGTCAAAGCCCCCAAGTTAAACCCCGAAATCGCAGCTGTTACAAACGATTCTACAAAAAATCGCGATAAGCGTTTAGAAGGGGCACAAGCATATCTTGGTCTAGGTATAGCTGCtttgacaaatataatatcatcacTTATCGAGAAAGACCTGGACAAGGTAGACCTAATTAAACGCCTTTCTGAGGTCAACAAAATCTTACTGGACTTACACTTTGAAAACACATCAAATAGacgtaaattaattacatattctTTAGACAAAAAATTCTTGGATATGATTCAAGACGTAGAAAGAGATTCCCTTCTTTTCGGTGAAAATCTTACCGATAAGATAAAAGCCTCTAAATCTGCTGAGAAGTCAGGTCTACAGATTAAGAAGACAAATTTTGCGGAAGTTTCGACGTCTAAAAAGACTACAGGACAACAGGGAAACTGGAGGGGCCCTCCCCGTCAAAATCAACGTGGCAATCGACGGGGCGGGGCCAAAACTCGACCGATTTGTCGCCCAGCGAAGACATCAGCTCCGACCACAGATCGACGCCAAGAGACATCGAAGACTCGTGCGAGACCTCGCTCCAGGACACGATAG